CTACAACCAAAAGAATAAAGTCAATTAGTGCCCAGATACCACAGCCGCCAAAAGTCAGCAGTTGAACGATCCCGATCGTTACATATCCAAGGTAAAATCGGTGAATTCCGAAACCGCCTAGAAAGAAACATAGAAGGAGGGCGGCAACTTTGGACTTGGCAGGATTATCTTGCATATAGATCTCTAAATAAATCTTCCGTTCCGGTATCACTATACTCATAGGATAGCTTGCATCTATCAAAAGTAGGAAAAATTTACTTTTTTTAATAAGCTGTGACGCCAGATGGTTTTAATAATTGCCAGAATGTGAAAATCTTGTGGGGTGGGCATCTTGCCCGCCCCATTGATACAACTTAGATGCGTTGCAGCTGAGGATCGGAGAGTGTAGGGTGAGTGAAAACGCACCCTACGCTGCGAGTAGCGATATTGCATACTCAATGATGGGCGAATATCAGGTGGAACCGCTACCCAAAATAAACAAACTTAACAGAGTGCCGCTATTCCAGAGGCTGTGGAGTAACATGGGAGCCAGAAGATTGCGAGAGCGGGTGTACACAACAGCCAACACTATCCCCAAAGTAGTCAGGGGCAGCACTTCTGAAAGGCTCAGGTGTGCGACGGCAAACAGCAAACTACTCGCGATCGTCGCTCCCCAAACTGGCATATAACGAGTTAAAGATGGCAGGAGAAATCCCCGGAATAGGAATTCTTCAAACAGCGGTGCAGCAATAGCTGCGGTAAAAAAGAATATCGCGAGTGCCACACCATCTTTACTCTCTAGGGCTAGCGACAAAAGCGGGTTACTTCCCCCCTCTCCTTTCCAAATTTCTTGGTTAATCAGCGACACTACAATTACCAAAGGTAGCGCCACAAAATAACCGCCGAGTCCCCATAAAAACCACTTACCGAACAAATCAAATCGAAACCATCCTTCCGGTAAAGGTAAAAATGATTTCACAGAAAAATACAACACCAATACTCCACCCAATGCAACCA
This genomic window from Aerosakkonema funiforme FACHB-1375 contains:
- a CDS encoding TM2 domain-containing protein, with product MSIVIPERKIYLEIYMQDNPAKSKVAALLLCFFLGGFGIHRFYLGYVTIGIVQLLTFGGCGIWALIDFILLVVDSLPDKQGNRLV